The Candidatus Kaelpia imicola region TACCTCCTCTCTCTTAAGACCCATCGCGCTTATGATCTTCGTCAGTAATTGACCGGATCTACCCACAAATGGACGAGACTGCATGTCCTCATCAGCTCCAGGAGCCTCTCCAATAAAGAGCAGACGTGCATCAGGATTACCCTCGCCAAAGACAACGTTATTCCTGCTTAAATGGAGCGCACACTTCTTACACTTCTCTACCTTCCCGCAGAGACCATCTAAATAATAACTCTTACTTTCAGGTATAATAAAATCTTTTTTCATTTTAAAATTATACTCTTAACAGCATCATATAGATCTTTAGCCACAAAATCTGCTCCAGCATTAACGTTAAAGATACTATCTATTTTAATCTTACCGCTTAAAACAAGAATCGAACTCATTCCGAAATTCCTGGCGCTCTCTACATCTCTCCTGGTATCACCTATGTAAAAAAGACCTCCTCTCTCTATACCGCTATAGTTATCCATAACCTCTTCAAACATCTTTGTCTTAGGCTTCCTGCATTCACAACCGTCGGAATCCTGATGCAAACAATACTTTATACCTTTCAGCTTTACTCCGTATTTATACAGCTCATCTTCCATGGCAAAGGTAATACTGTTAAGTATCTCTTCTGAATAAAATCCTTTGCTGACCCCGGCCTGATTCGATATTAAATAGATATCATAACCATTTTCTATTAAAAGCTTTAAAGCTCTGGCTACACAAGGAAGAATCTCAAACTGTTCAACACTTCTTACATAATCAGAGCCAAAAGCTGACGGCTCCCTATTTATAACCCCATCACGGTCAAGAAATATAGGTCTCATACTTTAAAAAAGCTCTCTATTTTTATTTACCCATTCAGCAAGACAACTTAAACCCTTATCCAGCTTTATAGACGGGGCCCAGTTAAGTTCATCTTTCAACTTGGTAATATCAGATATATACACCTTCTGATCGGAAGGCCGCCAATCTGAAAAAGCTCTATCCATCTTAAGAGAGAGAGAACCCTCAAGAAGAGTGAGATACTCAAGAAGCGATATAGTATTCTCAGGACCGCCGCCGATATTATAAAGCCCGGATTTTTTGCCTGAAAGATGGAAAGCATTAAAAGCTCTTACCAGGTCATCCACAAAGAGAACATCTCTGACCTGCTTCCCATCTCCGTAGATAGTTATCTTCTTACCCGTAACAGCAGCTATAAGAAACCAGGCCAGCCAACCTTGGTCTTCAAAGCCAAACTGGCGTCTTCCGTAGATACAACTCATTCTAAAGATACAGCCTTTAATATTGTAACTATCTATATATTCCTGCAGATAGATATCTCCTACGTATTTACTTACGCCATATGGAGTATGCGGAACGAGGTCTATACCTGTAGTTTCAGAGATCCCCTCTATATCTTTAAAAGAGTATCTCTTTTCGGTTTCGACTAATTCGTAATTAGATACATTCTCGCCGTAGACCTTATTTGTAGAGCAGAATATAAAAGAGGCTCCAGGAGCATGCTTCCTTGTCGCCTCCAGCATATTAAAAGTCCCTACTGCGTTAATACTGAAATCTTCAGCCGGATTCTGTATTGAATATCCAACACCCGGTTGAGCTGCAGCATGTACTATGAGCTCAAAATCGTTTTTCTTAAAAACCTCTTCTAAGCCATCCCTATCTCTGATATCAAGATAGATTCTCTCAATATTTTTAAAACCAGAAAGATATTCCCAGTTATATTCAACTGATTTTTTGTCGCTTCCAAAAAGTTTTGAACGCATGAGATTATCTACCCCCACAATTTCATTGCCTTCTTCAGCATAAAACTCAGCACAATGAGAACCAACCATCCCGGCAGCACCTGAAATCAACACCTTCATACTTTTTAAGCACTCCTCCCTTTAAGAAGTTTAATCAGTTCAACCAAGACTTCGTTCTCTTTTTTAAAGACTTTAATATCCGAAATAGCCTTCTTGGTATACTCATTTATCTTATTCTTGGCTTCTCTCTCTCCTATTACAGATATGTAATTTGGACTTACATCGGTCCTAAAGGAGGTTTTTCCGGTCTTTGACACTACACCTTTAAGAGCCAGGAAGTCATCACTTATTTGAAAGATCATACCGAAAGATTCAGCATAACTTATTAATGCATCCACTTGATCTTTTTTGAGGCCGCAAAGCAATGCGGCTACCTTAGAAGAGAGGATGAAAAGAGAGGAAGTCTTCCTTTTGTGAATCTCCTCTATCTCTTTTTTATTTATATTTTTAGAGGAGAGTGTCAAATCTAAAAACTGCCCCAACATTACACCCTCTTTACCTATCTCTTCAAAAACATCTCGATTTATCTCTATAAGCTGCTCTCTATCTTCCAGCAATTTTATAAGATCCTCTGTTATCAGCTTAAGTCCGTCCAGCATAAGAATATTGGCTGCCAAAATAGCAGTCGACTCTCCGTAGACTTTATGCAAAGCAGGCTTACCGCGCCTGAGCAAAGCATCGTCCATGGAAGGCAGATCATCGAATATAAGAGTGCTGGAGTGAATCATTTCGATTCCAGCTGCTGCATTGAGTACTCTTTCAAGTCCTACTCCGGCTAAATCGGCTATAGCAAGCATAATGATAGGCCTTATCCTCTTACCGCCCTTAAACATAGAGAACCATAATGCCTCATGAATTTTCTCAGGCTGATCATGAATTGGAAAAACACATTTGATATATTCATCAATAAGTTCTTTTCTCTGCCTTAAATACACCTTGAT contains the following coding sequences:
- a CDS encoding HAD-IIIA family hydrolase → MRPIFLDRDGVINREPSAFGSDYVRSVEQFEILPCVARALKLLIENGYDIYLISNQAGVSKGFYSEEILNSITFAMEDELYKYGVKLKGIKYCLHQDSDGCECRKPKTKMFEEVMDNYSGIERGGLFYIGDTRRDVESARNFGMSSILVLSGKIKIDSIFNVNAGADFVAKDLYDAVKSIILK
- a CDS encoding NAD-dependent epimerase/dehydratase family protein gives rise to the protein MKVLISGAAGMVGSHCAEFYAEEGNEIVGVDNLMRSKLFGSDKKSVEYNWEYLSGFKNIERIYLDIRDRDGLEEVFKKNDFELIVHAAAQPGVGYSIQNPAEDFSINAVGTFNMLEATRKHAPGASFIFCSTNKVYGENVSNYELVETEKRYSFKDIEGISETTGIDLVPHTPYGVSKYVGDIYLQEYIDSYNIKGCIFRMSCIYGRRQFGFEDQGWLAWFLIAAVTGKKITIYGDGKQVRDVLFVDDLVRAFNAFHLSGKKSGLYNIGGGPENTISLLEYLTLLEGSLSLKMDRAFSDWRPSDQKVYISDITKLKDELNWAPSIKLDKGLSCLAEWVNKNRELF
- a CDS encoding polyprenyl synthetase family protein encodes the protein MNIKVYLRQRKELIDEYIKCVFPIHDQPEKIHEALWFSMFKGGKRIRPIIMLAIADLAGVGLERVLNAAAGIEMIHSSTLIFDDLPSMDDALLRRGKPALHKVYGESTAILAANILMLDGLKLITEDLIKLLEDREQLIEINRDVFEEIGKEGVMLGQFLDLTLSSKNINKKEIEEIHKRKTSSLFILSSKVAALLCGLKKDQVDALISYAESFGMIFQISDDFLALKGVVSKTGKTSFRTDVSPNYISVIGEREAKNKINEYTKKAISDIKVFKKENEVLVELIKLLKGRSA